Genomic DNA from Carnobacteriaceae bacterium zg-C25:
TCGTTAAAACGGATGTGCAGATGAGTCACATCGCGACATTTCAAAATGGAGATGGGGTGCTGCTCATTGCTGGGACAGGTTCGGTTGCGTTAGATAAAACAAATGGTGAATTTCAACAACGTGGCGGATGGGGGCATTTGCTCGGTGATGAGGGAAGTGCCTACTGGATTGCTAAACAAATTGTGCTAACGTATATCCGTTATTTAGAAACGAATGAAATGCCTGCCGGGTTTGAAACGTATGTTGAACAATTAAAAGAAAAATTGCCGGATAGACAAGCCATCATTAATTTAGTGTATCGTCGTACAAAAGATGAAGTTGCCGAATTGGCACAATTGTTAGATGGTTCAAAAGAAAGTGATTATACAAATGAATTGGTTCAATTAGTAGCCAGCCATTTGGTAAATTTAATATTAGGGCATTCTAGTAAAAAGGATGTGACGGTTGCGTTTGAAGGTGGCGTCATTACAAAAAATGAAGCCGTTTTAAAAGCAACAATGACACAATTGGAAACAAATTGTCATCACGTAAACGTTATTGAAAAACAAAACGGTGCATATGCAGTGTTATATGTATAGATTGGAGGTATGAGTATGGGATTAGGTGTTGGGATTATGTCTGGAACATCTTTAGATGGCATTGATGTGGCGATTGTTGAGATTGAAGGGGTTAATGAACACACTCAAGTCACATTAAAAGCGTATGAATCAATTGAAATGCCTAGTCATTTAAAACAAAAAATTAAAACGCAGTTGATTCCAGAAACATCACGTGTTGATGAGTTGTGTAGTTTGAATTTTGAAATAACACATGCTTTTGCGGATGCGGTCATTGAAACGTGCCAAAGGCATCATATTGCATTAGACGACATTGATTTTGTCGCTTCGCATGGTCAAACGATGTATCATCAACCGGTAGCTACTGACAACTTGGTAGTTTCTACATTACAACTCGGCGAACCTGCCGTATTGTCACAACGATTAAAAACAACGGTAATTTCTAATTTACGACCAGCAGATATGGTAGTTGGTGGACAAGGAGCACCGATTGTACCGTATTCAGAATATATTTTATATAAAAAAGATGATAGAGATGTTTTTTTACAAAATATTGGTGGTATTGGAAATGTGACGGTACTTTCAAAAGATGGCACAATGGATGATGTGATTGCTTTTGATACTGGGCCGGGTAATATGATTATCGATGCATTTTGTCAAAAGTTTTATGGGGTGTCTTATGATAAAAATGGCAATTATGGTGCACAAGGTAAGTTACACCAACCGTTATTAGATGAGTTAGTAGCACATGAGTATTTGTCTCTACCGTTTCCAAAAACAACGGGTAGAGAAATGTTTGGTCAACAGTATGCTGAATATTTATTGGCTAAATATGATAACGTGAGTGCAAACGATATGATTGCAACCGTGACGTATTTTACAGCGTACTGTATTGCGTATCATGTTAAGCAATTTTTAAGTGATGCTCCTGCTGAATTGATTGTCGGTGGAGGTGGTAGTTATAATCATACATTAGTTGGTTACATTGGGGAGTTACTATCTAATGTAGATGTTAAAATTCAAGAAGATATTGGTTTTTCTTCTGATGCTAAAGAAGCTATCGCTATGGCAATCATTGGTAATCAGACATTACACCACCAACCAAGTAACGTACCGGCAGCAACAGGTGCAAAAAAACAAGTCATATTAGGTAGTGTGACATACTATCAGTAAGAGGGGAGAAAATATGTTAAAAACAGATATTTTAAGAAAATTAGAAAGTGTTTATGACGATTTATCAAAATCACAAAAATCTATCGCGCGATATATATTGGATCATCCAAAAGATATTCCAAGTTTAACGGTTATTGAGTTGGCGGAGTTGGCAAATTCTTCTCCGGCGTCTGTAATTCGTTTATGCCAAAGCTTAAATGTAAAAAGTTTTACGTTGTTAAAAGTAGAAATTGCAACGGCGTTGGTAAATGATAAACCGGTAGATTTAGAATTTTTATACCAAGAAAATATTGAAACGATTAAACAAAAACTGCTAGAAAGTTCGTATCAATCGATGCAAGATACGTTGCACTATTTAACAGAAGATATTCTCTCACGTGCGAATACGGTAATTGAACAATCGGATATTTTATATGTTTATGGTGTTGGTGCATCGTATTTAACGGCTGAAAATATTGCGCAAAAATGGACACGTGTTGGAAAAATGGCTATGGGAAGTAACGATCATCATTTAACGGCAACGCGTTTAAGTGCGTATAAAGAAAAAGCGGCATTAATTTTAGTTTCTAACTCTGGTTATACAAAAGAAGCGCTTAATTTATTGAAAATTGCAAAAGACAACGGTGTGAAAACAATCGCGTTGACGCAATTTGGGAATAATCCACTATCTCAAAAAGCGGATGTTTCCATTCAAACCGTTAAAACAAATGAGTCTGAATACCGTTCTGCAGCGACTTCATCATTACACGTTCAATTTATAACGGTAGATATTTTATTCTTTTACTACATGTCATTCCACTATGATGAAGTGATTTCAAGTGTTCGCAAAACAAGGGAAAATATTAAACGATTAAATCAATAATGTAACTTTTTTTGGTTTCTAAGACAAAAATATGAAAAAGTTTTTCAAAAATTGAAAAAAATATGGTATACTATCCGTAAGGAAGGTGATATTGTGACGCAAATAGATTTATCTGTATTAAATACAGAGAGCAACAATCCAAATACACGAAATATTGATTCGGTATCCACGCAGGAAATGTTGCTAAAAATAAATGCGGAGGACCAAACCGTTGCACAAGTTGTGCAATTACAAATTCCTGCAATTGCACAATTGATTGATGCAGCCTATTTAGCCGTTCGTCAAGGGGGACGACTAATCTATATTGGAGCTGGAACGTCAGGTCGTTTAGGTGTATTAGATGCTTCTGAATGCCCACCGACATATGGTGTAACGCATGACCTTGTACAAGGGATTATCGCTGGCGGAAAAGATGCGATGTTTAAAGCTAAAGAAGGCGCTGAAGATTCTAAAGAAGGTGCAATAACAGATTTAAAAGGAATCCATCTTGTAAAGGAAGATGTGGTTGTTGGTCTTGCTGCTAGTGGACGGACACCGTATGTTGTTGGTGCTTTAGAATACGCTAATGAAATTGGAGCAACTACAGGTAGTGTATCGTGTGTAGAAAATGCTCAAGTTTCCAAAGTTGCAACTTATCCAATTGAAGTTGTAACTGGACCAGAAGTGGTTATGGGTTCTACGCGTATGAAAGCGGGAACGGCACAAAAACTGGTGTTAAACATGATTTCTTCAGGATTGATGATTAAACTTGGAAAAGTGTATCAAAATTATATGGTGGATGTTCAACCAACTAATCAAAAATTAGTGGTTCGTGCCATGAATATGATACAAACATTAGCTCAAGTGGATGAACACACAGCGCAACGTCTATTTGAGTTAAGTGGACAAAATGTAAAAGTAGCTATTGTCATGGCACTTGCACAATTAACGAAGCAAGAAGCCGTTGAGTTATTACTCAAATCGGACGATCGCGTAGCAGTAGCGCTTAAAGAAGTGGAGGGATAGTATGGAAGAAATGGAATTAGCCATTTTTGAAATTATTAGTAATGGCGGTAACGCTAAAGCGTTAGTTTATGATGCGATGCAAGCATCAGAAGAAGGCGACTTTGATAAAGCAGATGAATTGTTAAAAGAAGCGGATGAATTTTTACGAATTGCGCATTTAACGCAAACACGCATTATTCAACAAGAAGCAGCAGGACAAAAAAATGAAGTAACGGTTTTATTTGTTCATGCACAAGACCATTTAATGACATCAATTGAAGTGAGAAGTTTAGCCGAAAATGTGATTCGCATGAATAAACGACTTGTCGCATTAGAAAAAAGATTAGGGTAATGAACAATGGCAACGAAAAAAAACTTGAAATGGGAAACTAAAAATAACAAGCAACCAAAAAAATATGGATCAAAAATGAGAAAAACGGACTACGATATTCCGTCGTTTGGTTATAAAAGTGCATTTTTAATGGTTTTAGTGTTTATGGCGGCGTTTGTTGGTGTTCCAGCAGCATGTCAGGCGTTAAATATTGCACCGGGCTGGCCAACGGTTATTTTGGGTGGGCCTATTTGTGGGTTTAGTGTTGCTTATTTGCAAATTGTCCGTGAGAAAAAAGAAAAAATGACGCAGCAGTTTTGGATTGTGGGGGGAGTGTTATCCATCATCATTAGCTTAGCTGTATACGCACTATTTTTTCACTCAATTATGATTTAGTTTAAAAAATGAAAAAATTTTTCGTTAGTAAAAAACAAAAAATAAAACATTATTGCAATAAAACGTTTTCTTTGTTATAATGCAATTATCAAATAAGGAGGAAAAAACATGAAAATCTTATTAGTTTGTTCAGGTGGTATGTCAAGCGCCATTGTTGCAAAAGCGTTACAAGACGCAGGGCAAAAAGCCGGTTTAGATATTACGGTAACAGAATGTGGAACGCAAGCCTTCGCTTCAGAAGTTGCTAATGGATATGATGCAGCATTAGTTGCGCCACAAATTAGACATCGTTATGATGTGTTGTCGGAGTCGGCTAAGGCAGCAGGTATACCCGTTGCGTTAATTCAACCGACTGGTTATACACCGTTAGGTGGTCCAAAATTATTAACGCAAGTTAAAGAATTATTAGGA
This window encodes:
- a CDS encoding PTS lactose/cellobiose transporter subunit IIA, producing the protein MEEMELAIFEIISNGGNAKALVYDAMQASEEGDFDKADELLKEADEFLRIAHLTQTRIIQQEAAGQKNEVTVLFVHAQDHLMTSIEVRSLAENVIRMNKRLVALEKRLG
- the murQ gene encoding N-acetylmuramic acid 6-phosphate etherase, translated to MDLSVLNTESNNPNTRNIDSVSTQEMLLKINAEDQTVAQVVQLQIPAIAQLIDAAYLAVRQGGRLIYIGAGTSGRLGVLDASECPPTYGVTHDLVQGIIAGGKDAMFKAKEGAEDSKEGAITDLKGIHLVKEDVVVGLAASGRTPYVVGALEYANEIGATTGSVSCVENAQVSKVATYPIEVVTGPEVVMGSTRMKAGTAQKLVLNMISSGLMIKLGKVYQNYMVDVQPTNQKLVVRAMNMIQTLAQVDEHTAQRLFELSGQNVKVAIVMALAQLTKQEAVELLLKSDDRVAVALKEVEG
- a CDS encoding anhydro-N-acetylmuramic acid kinase is translated as MGLGVGIMSGTSLDGIDVAIVEIEGVNEHTQVTLKAYESIEMPSHLKQKIKTQLIPETSRVDELCSLNFEITHAFADAVIETCQRHHIALDDIDFVASHGQTMYHQPVATDNLVVSTLQLGEPAVLSQRLKTTVISNLRPADMVVGGQGAPIVPYSEYILYKKDDRDVFLQNIGGIGNVTVLSKDGTMDDVIAFDTGPGNMIIDAFCQKFYGVSYDKNGNYGAQGKLHQPLLDELVAHEYLSLPFPKTTGREMFGQQYAEYLLAKYDNVSANDMIATVTYFTAYCIAYHVKQFLSDAPAELIVGGGGSYNHTLVGYIGELLSNVDVKIQEDIGFSSDAKEAIAMAIIGNQTLHHQPSNVPAATGAKKQVILGSVTYYQ
- a CDS encoding MurR/RpiR family transcriptional regulator; translation: MLKTDILRKLESVYDDLSKSQKSIARYILDHPKDIPSLTVIELAELANSSPASVIRLCQSLNVKSFTLLKVEIATALVNDKPVDLEFLYQENIETIKQKLLESSYQSMQDTLHYLTEDILSRANTVIEQSDILYVYGVGASYLTAENIAQKWTRVGKMAMGSNDHHLTATRLSAYKEKAALILVSNSGYTKEALNLLKIAKDNGVKTIALTQFGNNPLSQKADVSIQTVKTNESEYRSAATSSLHVQFITVDILFFYYMSFHYDEVISSVRKTRENIKRLNQ
- a CDS encoding PTS sugar transporter subunit IIB: MKILLVCSGGMSSAIVAKALQDAGQKAGLDITVTECGTQAFASEVANGYDAALVAPQIRHRYDVLSESAKAAGIPVALIQPTGYTPLGGPKLLTQVKELLGL